Proteins co-encoded in one Deinococcus carri genomic window:
- a CDS encoding aminotransferase class V-fold PLP-dependent enzyme produces the protein MDTAPMDFETLRADLIGTDAVIRTPFGRRRVTYADYVASGRALRSVEERIGRLALPLYANTHTEDSATGAHSTHLSHQAAEYVKAQLGGDASCKLVFCGSGSTAAVRRIQDILGLTVPHAHRETVLAALPERDRPVVFVGPYEHHSNEVSWRETIAEVVEVPLCPRGNLDLDALVQLLKAPAYAGRPKIGSFSAASNVTGLLTDTRSVARVLHAHGAFAFFDFAASGPYVQIDMKPGKPDGYDAVFLSPHKFVGGPGTPGLLCFQAHLYQLAVPSVPGGGTVRYVSRTDHSYVDDIEAREDAGTPAILGKLRTALAFHVKEALGVARLTAREHELFARALARLQPNPRVHLLGNPDAPRLAFLSFLIRAGEEGTYLHPRLVVRLLNDLFGIQARGGCACAGPYGHALLNIDDARSARYQQCILGDLDGLKPGWTRLNLAPWATDEEVDFLLSAIEFVAAFGERFLPLYTLDWRSGAWTHPQDQAPPDLFGSHFPEREAGPIPYAAYLAEAQDLAASLPAGEGRALPENVPPDLVFFAY, from the coding sequence ATGGACACTGCCCCGATGGACTTTGAGACACTGCGGGCCGACCTGATAGGCACGGACGCGGTGATTCGCACTCCGTTCGGGCGCAGGCGCGTCACCTACGCGGATTACGTCGCCTCGGGGCGGGCACTGCGCAGCGTGGAGGAGCGCATCGGGCGGCTGGCCCTGCCGCTGTACGCCAACACCCACACTGAGGACAGCGCGACCGGGGCACACTCGACCCACCTCAGCCACCAGGCGGCGGAGTACGTGAAGGCCCAGCTCGGCGGGGACGCGAGCTGCAAGCTGGTGTTCTGCGGGTCGGGCAGCACCGCCGCCGTGCGCCGGATACAGGACATCCTGGGCCTGACCGTGCCGCACGCGCACCGGGAAACTGTGCTGGCGGCGCTGCCCGAACGCGACCGCCCGGTGGTCTTTGTCGGCCCCTACGAGCATCACAGCAACGAGGTGAGCTGGCGCGAAACCATCGCCGAGGTGGTGGAGGTGCCGCTGTGCCCGCGCGGCAACCTGGACCTGGACGCGCTGGTGCAGCTCCTGAAAGCCCCCGCCTACGCGGGCCGCCCCAAGATCGGCTCGTTCAGCGCCGCGAGCAACGTGACCGGGCTGCTGACCGACACCCGCAGCGTGGCCCGCGTGCTGCACGCGCACGGGGCCTTTGCCTTCTTCGACTTCGCGGCGAGTGGGCCTTATGTCCAGATCGACATGAAGCCGGGCAAGCCCGACGGCTACGACGCCGTGTTCCTGAGTCCGCACAAGTTTGTGGGCGGACCGGGGACGCCGGGCCTGCTGTGCTTCCAGGCGCACCTCTACCAGCTGGCGGTGCCCAGCGTGCCGGGAGGCGGCACCGTGCGCTATGTCAGCCGCACCGACCACAGCTACGTGGACGATATCGAGGCGCGGGAGGACGCCGGAACGCCCGCCATCCTGGGCAAGCTGCGAACGGCCCTCGCGTTTCACGTGAAAGAGGCGCTGGGGGTGGCCCGCCTCACCGCCCGCGAGCATGAGCTGTTCGCCCGTGCCCTGGCACGGCTACAGCCCAACCCGCGGGTGCACCTGCTCGGCAACCCGGACGCCCCCCGGCTGGCCTTCCTGTCCTTCCTGATTCGCGCGGGGGAGGAGGGCACGTACCTGCATCCCCGATTGGTCGTGCGCCTGCTCAACGACCTGTTCGGCATCCAGGCGCGGGGTGGCTGTGCCTGTGCCGGTCCCTACGGCCACGCGCTGCTGAACATCGACGACGCGCGCAGCGCCCGCTACCAGCAGTGCATCCTGGGGGACCTCGACGGCCTGAAGCCCGGCTGGACCCGCCTGAACCTGGCTCCCTGGGCCACCGATGAGGAGGTGGACTTTCTGCTGTCGGCCATCGAGTTCGTCGCGGCGTTCGGCGAGCGCTTTCTGCCGCTCTACACCCTGGACTGGCGCAGCGGCGCGTGGACGCATCCGCAGGACCAGGCCCCGCCCGACCTCTTCGGCAGCCACTTTCCCGAACGGGAGGCCGGGCCGATACCCTACGCGGCCTACCTGGCCGAGGCCCAGGACCTCGCCGCCTCGCTCCCGGCAGGGGAGGGGAGAGCGCTGCCCGAGAATGTGCCCCCCGACCTGGTGTTTTTCGCCTATTAG
- a CDS encoding alpha-ketoacid dehydrogenase subunit beta — MTATQPKPAASSAGETRVLTLIQAITEAMAEELARDERVVVFGEDVGARGGVFLATAGLQEQFGQKRVFDTPLSEASIVGAAVGMAVRGLRPIAEIQFADYMGPGFDQIISQAAKIRYRSGGQFTAPLVIRTPSGGGVKGGHHHSQSPESYFAHTPGLKVVMPSTPYDAKGLLKAAVRGGDPVIYFEPKRLYRAAKGEVPAGDYTVEIGQGAVRREGSDLTIIGYGGVMPDAEKAAQALAAEGVHAEVIDLRSLVPWDRDLVLTSVSKTGRAVLVSEAPRTSNFMGEVAYVIQEQLFDQLLAPVMQVAGFDTPYPYVQDKVYLPGANRIAAACVRVLNY; from the coding sequence ATGACGGCCACCCAACCCAAACCGGCGGCCAGCAGCGCGGGGGAAACGCGCGTCCTCACCCTGATCCAGGCCATCACCGAGGCGATGGCCGAGGAACTCGCCCGCGACGAGCGGGTGGTCGTGTTCGGGGAGGATGTGGGTGCGCGCGGCGGCGTGTTCCTGGCGACCGCCGGGTTGCAGGAACAGTTCGGCCAGAAGCGTGTGTTCGATACGCCCCTGTCGGAGGCCAGCATCGTGGGGGCGGCGGTCGGCATGGCCGTGCGGGGTCTGCGGCCCATCGCGGAGATCCAGTTCGCGGACTACATGGGGCCAGGCTTCGACCAGATCATCAGCCAGGCGGCCAAGATCCGCTACCGCAGCGGCGGGCAGTTCACCGCGCCGCTGGTGATTCGCACCCCCTCGGGCGGCGGCGTGAAGGGCGGGCACCACCACTCACAGAGTCCGGAAAGCTACTTCGCCCACACGCCGGGCCTCAAGGTCGTGATGCCCAGCACCCCCTACGACGCCAAGGGCCTGCTCAAGGCCGCGGTGCGCGGGGGCGACCCGGTGATCTACTTCGAACCCAAGCGGCTCTACCGTGCGGCGAAGGGCGAGGTGCCCGCGGGCGACTACACCGTCGAGATCGGCCAGGGGGCGGTGCGCCGCGAGGGCAGCGACCTCACGATCATCGGGTACGGCGGCGTGATGCCCGACGCGGAAAAGGCCGCCCAGGCCCTCGCCGCCGAGGGCGTACACGCCGAGGTGATCGACCTGCGCTCGCTGGTCCCCTGGGACCGCGACCTGGTGCTGACCAGCGTGTCCAAGACGGGCCGCGCCGTGCTGGTCAGCGAGGCCCCGCGCACCTCCAACTTCATGGGCGAGGTGGCCTACGTGATCCAGGAGCAGCTGTTCGACCAGCTTCTCGCGCCGGTGATGCAGGTGGCGGGCTTTGACACGCCGTATCCCTACGTGCAGGACAAGGTGTACCTGCCGGGCGCGAACCGCATCGCGGCGGCGTGCGTGCGGGTGCTGAACTACTGA
- the dprA gene encoding DNA-processing protein DprA has translation MTTTTAQAELHALLTLRFTPGLGPRRIENLRRHFGSTGAALGAPLTALRGVPGLEARSVAGIGTAKPREQAEAELVKARQEGVMLLGRGLEGYPPALEALDDPPPVLWVRGDLPDFPVVPRAVGIVGTRGASPHALSLTRALAADLARAGVVVVSGLARGVDTAAHEASVDAGGLSVGVLGSAVNVIYPGENTGLARRLTLVSEYPLGTGPAQHHFPTRNRLIAALSAGTLVVEGELRSGSLITATHALECGRTVFAVPGRAGDPRAAGPHRLLREGAVLTETAQDILNELNWGEAPAAPAPDLPPEQARVYAALTTPATLDDLQGASGLALPDLQTALVMLQLLGLAEEVGGRWARR, from the coding sequence GTGACCACCACGACCGCACAGGCGGAACTGCACGCGCTGCTCACCCTGCGATTCACGCCCGGCCTGGGACCCCGGCGCATCGAGAACCTGCGGCGGCACTTCGGCAGCACGGGCGCGGCCCTGGGCGCACCCCTGACGGCACTGCGGGGCGTGCCCGGCCTGGAGGCCCGGTCGGTGGCAGGCATCGGCACCGCCAAGCCGCGCGAGCAGGCGGAGGCCGAGCTGGTCAAGGCGCGGCAGGAGGGCGTGATGCTGCTGGGCCGTGGTCTGGAGGGCTACCCCCCTGCCCTGGAAGCCCTGGACGACCCCCCGCCGGTCCTGTGGGTGAGGGGCGACCTCCCCGACTTTCCGGTCGTGCCACGGGCCGTGGGCATCGTGGGGACGCGCGGGGCCAGTCCCCATGCCCTGAGCCTGACGCGGGCGCTGGCCGCCGACCTCGCGCGGGCCGGGGTGGTGGTGGTCAGCGGCCTGGCGCGGGGCGTGGACACCGCCGCGCACGAGGCGAGCGTGGACGCGGGCGGCCTCAGCGTGGGGGTGCTGGGCAGCGCCGTGAACGTCATCTACCCCGGTGAAAACACCGGCCTCGCACGCCGCCTCACCCTGGTCAGCGAGTACCCGCTGGGAACCGGCCCCGCCCAGCACCACTTCCCGACACGCAACCGCCTGATCGCGGCCCTGTCGGCAGGCACGCTGGTCGTGGAGGGGGAGCTGAGAAGCGGCTCGCTGATCACCGCCACCCACGCCCTGGAATGTGGCCGCACCGTCTTCGCCGTGCCGGGCCGCGCCGGGGACCCCCGCGCCGCCGGGCCGCACCGCCTGCTGCGCGAGGGGGCCGTGCTGACCGAGACGGCCCAGGACATCCTGAACGAGCTGAACTGGGGGGAGGCTCCCGCCGCCCCGGCCCCCGACCTTCCGCCCGAGCAGGCCCGCGTCTACGCCGCCCTCACCACCCCCGCCACCCTCGACGACCTGCAAGGGGCCAGCGGCCTCGCGCTGCCCGACCTCCAGACCGCGCTGGTGATGCTGCAACTCCTGGGCCTGGCCGAGGAAGTGGGCGGACGCTGGGCGCGGCGGTAG
- a CDS encoding thiamine pyrophosphate-dependent dehydrogenase E1 component subunit alpha → MIQPFTSDPLRWVAEDGQPIRELPARFTPEVLRDLHREMVRAREFDKKLVTLLRQGRTTFYAQASGMEATQVGLARSIRVGHDWVWPYYRDHALGLAMGVPMLDLVSQCLGTNSDLCRGRQMPHHFGATRQNFVSISSSIASQVPPAAGNAMAQKYLGTDELTVCTFGDGATSEGDWHAGMNMAGAYGAPCLFVCENNQWAISTNLRAQTASESIHIKAKAYGMPGYYVDGNDIVAVMEVLSHVAQDVRSGKGPALVECLTYRVGSHSNADADAEKNYRTREEVNAWLARDPIVRVERLLEHLGAPVSAEERADLITATHREVDEAVLAAEATGQPDWRIVFEDVYADTPVHLREQAAFLREEQTALTDGAVRA, encoded by the coding sequence ATGATTCAGCCGTTCACGTCTGACCCGCTGCGGTGGGTCGCAGAAGACGGCCAGCCAATCCGGGAACTGCCCGCGCGCTTCACCCCTGAGGTGTTGCGTGACCTGCACCGCGAGATGGTGCGGGCGCGGGAGTTCGACAAGAAACTCGTCACCCTGCTGCGCCAGGGCCGCACGACCTTTTACGCGCAGGCCAGCGGCATGGAGGCCACCCAGGTAGGCCTGGCCCGGTCCATCCGGGTCGGGCATGACTGGGTGTGGCCGTACTACCGCGACCACGCGCTGGGGCTGGCGATGGGCGTGCCCATGCTCGACCTGGTCAGCCAGTGCCTGGGCACCAACTCGGACCTGTGCCGGGGCCGCCAGATGCCGCACCACTTCGGGGCGACGCGGCAGAACTTCGTGTCGATCAGCTCCTCCATCGCCTCACAGGTGCCGCCCGCCGCGGGCAACGCGATGGCGCAGAAGTACCTGGGCACCGACGAGCTGACGGTCTGCACCTTCGGGGACGGCGCGACCAGCGAGGGCGACTGGCACGCGGGCATGAACATGGCGGGGGCTTACGGCGCACCCTGCCTCTTCGTCTGCGAGAACAACCAGTGGGCCATCAGCACCAACCTCCGGGCGCAGACCGCCAGCGAGAGCATTCACATCAAGGCCAAGGCGTACGGGATGCCCGGCTACTACGTGGACGGCAACGACATCGTGGCGGTGATGGAGGTGCTGTCGCACGTGGCGCAGGACGTCCGGTCGGGCAAAGGCCCGGCGCTGGTGGAGTGCCTGACCTACCGCGTCGGCTCGCACTCCAACGCGGACGCCGACGCCGAGAAGAACTACCGCACGCGCGAGGAAGTGAACGCCTGGCTGGCCCGCGACCCGATTGTGCGGGTGGAGCGGCTGCTGGAGCATCTGGGCGCACCTGTGAGCGCCGAGGAACGCGCCGACCTGATCACGGCCACCCACCGCGAGGTGGACGAGGCCGTGCTGGCCGCCGAGGCGACCGGGCAGCCCGACTGGCGCATCGTCTTCGAGGACGTGTACGCCGATACGCCGGTGCATCTGCGCGAGCAGGCCGCGTTCCTGCGTGAAGAACAGACGGCGCTGACGGACGGGGCGGTGCGGGCATGA
- a CDS encoding dihydrolipoamide acetyltransferase family protein: MKEVLLPELAESVVEGEILKWLVQEGETVALEQPLCEVMTDKVTVELPSPVAGVLYQRLAQEGDVVAVHAAIALIAEPGEAAGGAGVHNAAASTAPSATQAIQETGENPTTTDADLPTQAAEEREQVGGEAGGSIVEAGHVAAKSDDDASLFKAFASDETVKLEGLGSRSGSGAPGTYTGGTGSILNRPQTPAGRTDGRVLAVPAARQLARELGVDLAQVPGSGPNGRVRVQDVTAHTQSQSTAPAQAAAPAPQPAAAPSAPAAKGAGGMPVAPVQYRTPKGYEHLEDRVPLRGMRRAISNQMQASHLYTVRTLTVDEVNMTRLVEFRGRVKDEAQAAGVKLSYLPFIFKAVAVALRKYPSLNSSFDEATGEIVMKRYFNIGMAVATDAGLTVPVLRDVNQKSIFELAGQVTDLAGRAQAGKLTPDELAGSTFSVTNIGSIGALFSFPIINVPDAAILGVHSIVKRPIVNERDEIVIAHMMYLSLSFDHRLVDGAEAARFCKEVIRLLENPDRLMLEAM; the protein is encoded by the coding sequence ATGAAAGAAGTGCTGCTGCCCGAACTGGCCGAGAGCGTGGTCGAGGGCGAGATCCTGAAGTGGCTGGTGCAGGAGGGCGAGACGGTGGCCCTGGAACAGCCCCTGTGCGAGGTCATGACCGACAAGGTGACCGTGGAACTTCCCAGCCCCGTTGCGGGCGTGCTGTACCAGCGGCTCGCGCAGGAGGGGGACGTGGTCGCGGTTCACGCCGCCATCGCCCTGATCGCCGAACCCGGCGAGGCGGCGGGCGGGGCCGGCGTCCACAACGCGGCGGCCAGCACCGCCCCCAGCGCCACCCAGGCCATTCAGGAAACGGGCGAGAACCCCACGACCACCGACGCCGACCTGCCCACCCAGGCCGCCGAGGAACGCGAGCAGGTCGGCGGGGAGGCGGGTGGCAGCATCGTGGAGGCCGGACACGTGGCCGCCAAGAGCGACGACGACGCCAGCCTCTTCAAGGCCTTCGCCTCCGACGAGACGGTGAAGCTCGAAGGGCTGGGGAGCCGCAGCGGCAGCGGCGCGCCGGGCACCTACACGGGGGGCACCGGCAGCATCCTGAACCGGCCCCAGACGCCGGCGGGCCGCACCGACGGCCGCGTGCTGGCCGTGCCCGCCGCCCGCCAGCTCGCCCGCGAACTCGGCGTGGACCTCGCGCAGGTGCCGGGCAGTGGCCCCAACGGGCGCGTGCGCGTGCAGGACGTGACGGCGCATACGCAGAGCCAGAGCACTGCCCCGGCCCAGGCCGCGGCCCCCGCACCCCAGCCTGCCGCCGCCCCGTCCGCTCCCGCCGCTAAGGGGGCCGGGGGGATGCCCGTCGCCCCGGTGCAGTACCGCACGCCGAAGGGCTACGAGCATCTGGAAGACCGCGTGCCGCTGCGGGGGATGCGCCGCGCCATCTCCAACCAGATGCAGGCCAGCCACCTCTACACCGTCCGCACGCTGACGGTGGACGAGGTGAACATGACCCGCCTGGTCGAGTTCCGGGGCCGCGTGAAGGACGAGGCGCAGGCCGCGGGCGTGAAGCTCAGCTACCTGCCCTTCATCTTCAAGGCGGTGGCGGTCGCGCTGCGCAAGTACCCCAGCCTCAACTCCTCCTTCGACGAGGCGACGGGCGAGATCGTCATGAAGCGCTACTTCAACATCGGTATGGCGGTCGCCACCGACGCGGGCCTGACGGTGCCGGTGCTGCGCGACGTGAACCAGAAGAGCATCTTCGAGCTGGCCGGGCAGGTCACCGACCTCGCGGGCCGCGCCCAGGCGGGCAAGCTCACGCCCGACGAGCTGGCGGGCAGCACCTTCAGCGTCACCAACATCGGCTCCATCGGCGCGCTGTTCTCGTTCCCGATCATCAACGTGCCCGACGCGGCCATCCTGGGCGTCCACTCCATCGTGAAGCGCCCCATCGTAAACGAGCGTGACGAGATCGTGATCGCCCACATGATGTACCTCTCGCTCAGCTTCGACCACCGCCTGGTCGACGGGGCCGAGGCCGCCCGCTTCTGCAAGGAAGTGATCCGGCTGCTGGAGAACCCCGACCGGCTGATGCTGGAAGCGATGTAG
- the mnmG gene encoding tRNA uridine-5-carboxymethylaminomethyl(34) synthesis enzyme MnmG, whose product MSGWNVIVIGGGHAGLEAAWAAAKFARTALLVGNPATVGRMPCNPAVGGPGKSQLVFEVQALGGLMGRLADDTAIHTRVLNASKGPAVQSLRVQNERDAYAERAQDVLLGHPEIDVVRGEAADLEADGRGGWWVVTTDGRRLHARSVVIAAGTFMRGVTWYGRHSRPEGRQGEPPSRFLSEPLARAGHVLKRYKTGTPPRVRADSVRFDDLLEIPADPQPRGFTGRPGPRAAESPTWQTHTTAETHGLIQENLHESPMYAGDIEGLGPRYCPSIEDKVVRFAHHDRHLLFVEPDGVQTSEVYLQGFSSSLPPALQDRLVRTLPGFEAAVIQRYAYAVEYDVVDSTELTLNLESRLLPGVFTAGQINGTSGYEEAAAQGLVAGTAAARRALDLSELQISRETGYLGVLLDDLVFKGSDEPYRMMTSRVEHRLIVRQDNADERLTGLGLELGLVDGATREAVQAKYARVAEGVRALETQRIQGQPGDAWLRRPEFTLEDVEALGIQLPHLSAGEREAVAIRVKYAGYIERAERQLAAEGRARALSLSGVDFRQIAALSNEAREKLDRVKPGTVEQAARVPGVRHADISALLVHLRRNGDVSRET is encoded by the coding sequence ATGAGCGGCTGGAATGTAATCGTGATCGGCGGGGGGCACGCAGGCCTGGAGGCTGCCTGGGCCGCCGCGAAGTTTGCCCGGACGGCCCTGCTGGTGGGCAATCCCGCCACGGTGGGCCGGATGCCCTGCAACCCGGCGGTGGGCGGCCCCGGCAAGAGCCAGCTCGTGTTCGAGGTGCAGGCGCTGGGCGGCTTGATGGGCCGTCTGGCCGACGACACCGCGATTCATACCCGCGTGCTGAACGCCAGCAAGGGACCGGCCGTGCAGTCCCTGCGCGTGCAGAACGAACGCGACGCCTACGCCGAACGCGCCCAGGACGTGCTGCTGGGACACCCGGAGATAGATGTCGTGCGCGGCGAGGCGGCCGATCTGGAGGCCGATGGGCGCGGCGGCTGGTGGGTCGTGACGACCGACGGCCGCCGCCTGCATGCCCGCAGCGTGGTAATTGCGGCGGGCACCTTCATGCGCGGCGTGACCTGGTACGGCCGCCATTCCCGCCCCGAGGGCCGCCAGGGCGAACCGCCCTCCCGCTTCCTGAGCGAACCCCTGGCCCGCGCCGGACACGTCCTCAAACGCTACAAGACCGGCACCCCGCCGCGTGTCCGGGCCGATTCCGTCCGCTTTGACGACCTATTGGAGATTCCCGCCGACCCGCAGCCGCGCGGCTTTACCGGCCGCCCCGGCCCCCGCGCGGCCGAGTCGCCCACCTGGCAGACCCACACCACCGCCGAGACGCACGGGCTGATTCAGGAGAACCTCCACGAGTCCCCGATGTACGCCGGGGACATTGAGGGTCTGGGGCCGCGCTACTGCCCCAGCATCGAGGACAAGGTGGTGCGCTTTGCCCACCATGACCGGCACCTGCTGTTCGTGGAGCCGGATGGTGTGCAGACCAGCGAGGTGTACCTCCAGGGCTTCAGCTCCAGCCTGCCGCCCGCCCTGCAAGACCGGCTGGTGCGGACCCTGCCCGGCTTCGAGGCCGCCGTCATCCAGCGCTACGCCTACGCCGTCGAATACGACGTGGTGGATTCCACCGAACTCACCCTGAACCTGGAATCCCGCCTGCTGCCGGGCGTCTTCACAGCGGGTCAGATCAACGGCACCAGTGGCTACGAGGAGGCGGCCGCTCAGGGTCTGGTGGCCGGAACGGCTGCCGCCCGCCGTGCCCTGGACCTGTCCGAGCTTCAGATTTCACGTGAAACGGGCTACCTGGGCGTGCTGCTGGATGACCTGGTATTCAAGGGCAGCGACGAGCCGTACCGCATGATGACCAGCCGCGTCGAACATCGCCTGATCGTGCGCCAGGACAACGCCGACGAACGCCTTACTGGGCTTGGCCTTGAGCTGGGACTGGTAGACGGGGCGACCCGTGAGGCCGTCCAGGCGAAGTATGCGCGGGTCGCGGAGGGCGTGCGTGCTCTGGAAACCCAGCGCATTCAGGGCCAGCCCGGTGACGCCTGGCTGCGCCGCCCCGAGTTCACGCTGGAGGACGTGGAGGCGCTGGGTATTCAGTTGCCCCACCTTTCCGCAGGGGAGCGCGAGGCCGTCGCCATCCGCGTGAAGTACGCGGGGTACATCGAACGCGCCGAACGCCAGCTCGCCGCCGAGGGCCGCGCCCGTGCCCTCAGCCTCAGCGGGGTGGACTTCCGGCAGATTGCCGCCCTGTCCAACGAGGCCCGTGAGAAGCTCGACCGCGTGAAACCGGGCACGGTGGAGCAGGCGGCGCGTGTGCCGGGCGTGCGTCATGCCGATATCAGCGCCCTGTTGGTGCATCTGCGCCGCAATGGTGACGTTTCACGGGAAACCTGA
- a CDS encoding HAMP domain-containing sensor histidine kinase: protein MTRPASRHTAPLHTARVAWRHSLRFRLALVYTLVALALVSMIGLGVMTLLLRSMDQQFQTRLDERADTLAEAFLTGGQGLGKSPGGTGTYTMIIDEDGQVQAATPSLRQYDKAPFPFGGQAVVELNGSPARTATRKLGDFGTLWVALPEDALLDARQSATRALLLALLVTPALMLLVGWWVGKRALADLEGAADLADRIDPTRSVATLPLPGREDEVHRLLAALNRLLVRIEAVQAREKQLLGQIVHELGAPLTVLKASLSRAAERTGDPEVTRAALVTDELTFTTQDLMQLARGQLEMKVAWHFIPAATLRGRLDRLVPGTGFAGDWGGMLLCDPDRLTQALRNLLANARRAAGPEGTVTLTLTETPDHVTFRVQDSGPGLPPELGERIFEPFISGSGSSGLGLSVSRQIAVLHGGTLTGGNAPGGGAQFVLTLPGVALGDDEEEGVEEAETPVRVS, encoded by the coding sequence GTGACCCGCCCGGCTTCCCGGCATACGGCCCCCCTGCACACCGCCCGCGTGGCGTGGCGGCACAGCCTGCGCTTCCGGCTGGCGCTGGTCTACACGCTGGTGGCCCTGGCCCTGGTCAGCATGATCGGCCTGGGCGTGATGACGCTGCTGCTCCGGAGCATGGACCAGCAGTTCCAGACCCGGCTGGACGAACGGGCGGACACGCTGGCCGAGGCGTTCCTGACGGGCGGGCAGGGGCTGGGCAAGTCACCGGGCGGCACCGGCACCTACACCATGATCATCGACGAGGACGGGCAGGTGCAGGCGGCCACCCCCAGCCTGCGGCAGTACGACAAAGCGCCCTTTCCCTTCGGCGGGCAGGCGGTGGTGGAGCTGAACGGCTCCCCGGCGCGCACGGCGACCCGCAAGCTGGGGGACTTCGGGACGCTGTGGGTGGCCCTGCCGGAAGACGCCCTGCTGGACGCCCGCCAGAGCGCCACCCGCGCGCTGCTGCTGGCCCTGCTGGTCACGCCCGCGCTGATGCTGCTGGTGGGCTGGTGGGTGGGCAAGCGGGCGCTGGCCGACCTGGAGGGGGCCGCCGACCTGGCCGACCGCATCGACCCCACCCGCAGCGTCGCCACCCTGCCCCTGCCGGGGCGCGAGGACGAGGTTCACCGCCTGCTGGCGGCCCTCAACCGCCTGCTGGTCCGCATCGAGGCCGTGCAGGCCCGCGAGAAGCAACTGCTGGGGCAGATCGTGCACGAGCTGGGCGCGCCGCTGACGGTCCTCAAGGCCAGCCTGTCGCGCGCCGCCGAGCGCACCGGCGACCCCGAGGTGACGCGCGCCGCCCTGGTCACCGACGAGCTGACCTTTACCACCCAGGACCTGATGCAACTCGCCCGCGGGCAACTGGAAATGAAGGTCGCCTGGCACTTCATTCCCGCCGCCACCCTGCGCGGGCGGCTGGACCGGCTGGTGCCGGGCACGGGCTTCGCGGGCGACTGGGGCGGCATGCTGCTGTGCGACCCCGACCGGCTGACCCAGGCGCTGCGCAACCTGCTCGCCAATGCCCGCCGCGCCGCCGGGCCGGAGGGCACCGTCACCCTGACGCTGACCGAGACGCCCGACCACGTGACCTTTAGGGTGCAGGACAGCGGCCCCGGCCTGCCCCCCGAACTGGGCGAGCGCATCTTCGAGCCGTTTATCAGCGGCAGCGGCAGCAGTGGCTTGGGCCTGAGCGTGTCGCGCCAGATCGCCGTGCTGCACGGCGGTACCCTGACAGGCGGGAACGCACCGGGCGGCGGTGCCCAGTTCGTCCTGACGCTCCCCGGCGTGGCCCTGGGCGACGACGAGGAGGAAGGGGTGGAGGAGGCGGAAACGCCTGTGCGGGTTTCGTAA
- a CDS encoding response regulator transcription factor, with protein MLAQILVVEDDPHLGPLLKEYLSADYQVQHAATLKDAQAWLGTHSPQLILLDLNLPDGDGLDLVQALRQYSSTPVLVLSARSGVQERVAGLNAGADDYLTKPFAMPELDARITALLRRTAAGTGVNLGNTSLSTSSLLLTVNDKNVNLTEHEARILELMMRTPERVFSRADIESHLYGWETPNSNSVEVRISQLRKKLEHAASDLRIRTIRNVGYVLQT; from the coding sequence ATGCTCGCACAGATTCTCGTGGTGGAGGACGATCCCCACCTCGGACCGCTGCTCAAGGAATACCTGTCGGCCGATTATCAGGTCCAGCACGCCGCGACCCTCAAGGACGCGCAGGCATGGCTGGGCACGCACTCGCCCCAGCTGATCCTGCTCGATCTGAACCTACCCGACGGCGACGGCCTCGATCTGGTGCAGGCGCTGCGGCAGTATTCCAGCACGCCGGTGCTGGTGCTGTCGGCGCGCAGCGGGGTGCAGGAGCGGGTGGCGGGCCTGAACGCGGGCGCGGACGACTACCTGACCAAGCCCTTCGCCATGCCCGAACTCGACGCGCGCATCACGGCCCTGCTGCGCCGCACCGCTGCCGGGACGGGCGTCAACTTGGGCAACACCAGCCTCAGCACCAGCAGCCTGCTGCTCACCGTGAACGACAAGAACGTGAACCTCACCGAACACGAGGCGCGCATTCTGGAGCTGATGATGCGCACGCCCGAACGGGTCTTCTCGCGCGCCGACATCGAGTCGCACCTGTACGGCTGGGAGACACCCAACAGCAACAGCGTGGAGGTCCGGATTTCGCAGCTCCGCAAGAAGCTGGAGCACGCGGCCAGCGACCTGAGAATCCGCACCATCCGCAACGTCGGCTACGTCCTGCAAACCTGA